The DNA window TGGCGCTGGTGGAAGCGTCGGGCGGCCAGGTCGGCACGGCGGTCGATCAGGTGCTGCTGCTTTGCTACCACTACGACCCGATCAACGGCAAGTACGGCCTGGCGATTGTGAACATGCTGCGTCTCTCTGGACTGGCCACCGTGCTGGGGATGGGGGCGGCGATCTTCGCCATGATCCGCCGGGACCGGCAGCGACAATCGACCCCCCCTTCCCACGTTTAACAAGCGAACGCGACCGCTATGGATACCAGTTTTCGCCTATTTCCCGATGCAGCCTCCGACATGGCCGACCAGGTCGATCGGCTGTACTTTTTTCTGCTCGCGGTGTCGTCGTTTTTTACGCTGCTGATTTTTGTCCTGATCGTGTTCTTTGTGCTGAAATACCGTCGCGGGGCGAAGGTCAATCGGTATTTGACGCCAGGCAAGAGCGTGCTGGCTTTGGAACTCACCTGGTCGCTCATCCCGCTGGGCCTCACCATGATCATGTTCGGCTGGGGCGCCAACCTGTTTCTCAAGCTGCACGATTCGCCGCCGGATCCGATTGAAATCAACGTGCTGGCCCGCCGGTGGTTCTGGCGCATGCAGCACTCCAACGGCAAGCGTGAAGATCAAGCCCTGCACATCCCCGTCGGCCAGCCGGTCAAGTTGCGGATGATCTCTGAAGATGTCATCCACAGCTTCTACGTGCCCGCCTTCCGCGTGAAACAGGACGTCCTGCCAGGACGCTACACGACCCTCGGGTTCGAGCCGAACAAGGTCGGAACTTTCCACCTGTTTTGCGCTGAGTACTGCGGCGACAACCACTCCGGCATGAAGGGCCAGATCATTGTGATGGAGCCGGCCGAATACGCCGAATGGCTGCAGGGCGGCCCCAGCGAAGCGCCCGAAGTCGCCGGCAAAAAGCTGTTCGAGGAGTACCGCTGCGCCTCGTGCCATACCAGCCCGGTCAACCCGCGTTGTCCGCCGCTGGAGGGCCTGTATGGTCGCACCGTGAAGCTGACCGACGGCCGCACCGTAATCGCCGACGACGACTACCTGCGACGGTCGATCGTTGATCCGGCCGCCGAAGTCGTCGCCGGTTTCCAGCCGATCATGCCCACCTTCAAAGGCCAGCTGGGCGAGGAGAGCATCTTCGCCCTCACCGCCTACCTGAAGACCCTGGAAGCGCCCACGCCCGGCGCCGGACAGGCGGGCGAAGCCGCCATCGGCGATACCCCGCCGAGCGATACCGACTCGAAAGAAGCCGACTCGAAAGAAGCCGGGCCGGAACCCGCGCCGTCCCGCGACGACGAACCGCGACTGCCTGCAGCACCGTCCCTTGATCCTCCCCGCGATCCCTCGCCGCCGGAGCCGCCCTCGAAAGAGAATCCCGCATCATGAGCACGGCCGAACTGCCGAAACGCCATTACCTGAACGCCGATTACAACATCTGGTCCTGGCTGTTAACGACCGATCACAAGCGGATCGGGATCTTGTATATGATTTCGCTGACGCTCTTCTTCTTTGTGGGAGGAGCGGCCGCCATTTTATTTCGTGTGGAGCTGCTCACGCCGGAAGCCGATCTGGTGGTGTCGCCGACTTACAACCGTCTGTTCACGCTGCATGGCGTGGTGATGGTGTTTTTCTTCCTGGTGCCGTCCATCCCGGCCGTGCTGGGGAACTTTTTAATCCCCATGATGATCGGCGCCCGGGACCTGGCGTTCCCGCGTTTGAACCTGCTCAGCTGGTACCTGTTTATGGCCGGCGGCCTGCTGGCGATCTGGGCCATTGTCCGCGGGGGCGTCGATACGGGCTGGACCTTCTACACGCCGTACAGCACGACCGAATCCAACTCGCAGGTGATGGCGATGGCCGTCGGCGTGTTTGTCGCCGGCTTTTCGTCGATCCTGACCGGCTTGAATATCATCGTCACCACCCACACCATGCGCACCCAGGGGATGACCTGGTTCCGCCTGCCGCTGTTTGTCTGGGCCCATTATGCAACCAGCATCATCATGGTGCTGGGCACGCCCGTGCTGGCGATTTCGCTGGTGCTGATCGCCCTGGAACGGGGACTGGGGATTGGGGTGTTTGATCCCAAGCTGGGCGGCGATCCGCTGCTGTTCCAGCACTTGTTCTGGTTCTATTCCCATCCGGCCGTGTACATCATGATTCTGCCGAGCATGGCGGTGGTCAGCGAGATCATCCCCTGCTTTTCGCGGAAGCCGATCTTCGGCTACAAAATGATCGCCCTCTCCAGCGTCGCCATCGCCGTGCTGGGATTCCTGGTCTGGGGGCATCATATGTTTGTCAGCGGGCAGTCGGTTTTTGCGGGGCTGATCTTCTCGTTCCTGAGCATGCTGGTGGCGATCCCTTCGGCCGTGAAGGTGTTTAACTGGACGGCCACCTTGTATAAAGGTTCGATCTCGCTGGAAACGCCGATGCTTTACGCGCTCGGCTTTATCGGCCTGTTCACTCTGGGCGGTCTGACGGGCCTGTTCCTGGCGACGCTGGCGGTCGACGTGCATGTGCATGACACGTACTTTATTGTCGCCCACTTCCACTACATCATGGTCGGCGGCGCCGTGATGGGTTACCTGGGCGGGATTCATTTCTGGTGGCCCAAAATGACCGGACGGATGTATCCTGAATGGTGGGGACGCATCTCGGCCGTGATTGTTTTTGTCGGCTTCAACCTGACGTTCTTCCCGCAGTTTGTGCTGGGTTACCTGGGCATGCCGCGGCGGTATCACATTTACCCGGAGGAGTTCCAGGTGCTGAATGTCATGTCGAGCGCCGGCGCGTCGATCCTGGGACTGGGTTACCTGCTGCCGCTGTGTTACCTGATCTGGTCGCTCAAATACGGCAAGGTGGCGGGGCCGAATCCGTGGAAGGCGACCGGCCTGGAGTGGACCACGCCGTCGCCGCCTTCGACCTTCAATTTTGACGAACCGCCGGTGGTGACCGAACCGGCTTACAACTACCCGCCGCTGGACGATTCTTCCCTGCCGCACGAAACGTCGGATCCTACTGCGAGTACGCCCTCATGAGTGATCACGTCGCCCATCATTTCGATAGCGCTGAGCAGCAGTTCGACGCGGCCCGGCTTGGCATGTGGTTGTTCCTGGCGACCGAGATCATGTTCTTCGGCGGGATGTTCGCCGGCTATACGGTCTATCGTTTCCTGTACCCGGCGGCCTTTGTCGAAGGCAGCTCCCATCTGCACCTGGTGCTGGGGACGGTCAACACGGCCGTGCTGCTGCTCAGCAGTCTGACGCTGGCGCTGGCCGTACGCTCCGCCCAGGTGAACCAGCCGCAAGGGACGGTCCGCCTGCTGCTGGCGACGCTGCTGTTCGGCGTGGTCTTCCTGGGGATCAAGGCGTACGAGTACTCGGAAAAGTTCGCCGCCCACCATGTGCCTGGCAAGTACTTTGTGCTGGGAGAAACGCATAACCCCGATGTTGTTCCCGGGCATGTCGAGCTGTTCTATTCCTTTTACTTTGCGATGACCGGCTGCCACGCCTTGCACATGATCATTGGCATTGTGATGGTCTCCATTGTCGCCGTGAAAGCCTGGCAAGGGAGCTACTCGGCGGAGTACTACACGCCTTTGGAAATGACGGGCCTGTACTGGCACTTTGTGGATATCGTCTGGGTGTTCCTGTTCCCACTGCTTTATTTGATAGGGTGAGCATGTCGCACCATGTGGTCTCGGTAAAAACCTATCTGATCGTCTTTGCAGTCTTGCTGGTGCTGCTCGTGCTTACGGTGGCGGCGGCGCAGATTGAACACGGTGTGTTGAACCTGACGGTGGCGATCTCCATCGCTGTCGTCAAAGCGACGTTGATCGCGTTGTTCTTTATGCACCTGCGATACAACTCGGCCGTGATCCGGCTGGCGGCGGCGGCCGGCTTTTTCTGGCTGGCCATCCTGCTGGTCATCACCATGAGCGACTACCTGACGCGCGTCTAACAACCGGAATTGCGTTTACCAGGGGAAGCAACGACTGCAAAACGGCTTACCGCGCCAAAGGAACCGCCAATCGAACGATCTTCGGCGGTCCCAGGGAACGGGGCGCGGACGCCAGGCCAACCGATCCGGCCGGCATCGTTACGGCGAGAACTCACCCACACGGATGGCCCTACCGGGCAAGGAAGCCCCCTTTTCCCACAAAGAAGCTCGGCGGACGTACGATAAAAAAAGGGGCAAGCGGCCCCGCAGGCAGCGGGCGGATCGTACATCACCAATTGACGAAAACACGTTTACTTGCAACGCTGACAGAAGTTGGCAGTGGAAAATCCCTGCCTGTACGCTCCCGGCCTTTTAGCAACGGCGAATCGACATGGATTACCGCAGGGCGTTTGGATTCGAACTGGAAGACAAGAAAACAGACGCAGCCGAGACTCGCAAAAGGCTGCTCTACTACATCCATTTGAAACTACTGGCCAACGGCCTGCCAGGAATCCCGATCGAGAACGCCTCGGGCGAAGCGATCGACGCCCAGCAACTGCTCACCACGTATCATCAGCGCCTGAAACAGATCGACGACATTCGCTGTCCGGTCGACGCCCGCATCGAAGCGTTCCTGGAAAGCCACTTCGCCGACTTGAATCTGCCCAAGCCGCTGCGGCTGCCCACCCGCAGCGTCATTCTGGATCGGCATGGCCTGGCCCGGGAAATGTCGCTTCCCCTGCACGGCGACAAGTATGTGAATGACCTGGTCAGTTCCTACCGGGTCAAGAACGGCGTGCTGCACAATCCCCGCAGTGATCGCCGCACCACCAAGGGCACGTTCCACGTGACCGAAGGCGGGCTCCCCATTCCGGCCGACAAGATCGCCGTCCCCAAGGCCGTGTTCGCCGATATGTTCCAGCGCGCGCTCAAGCCGCCGCGGGAGTCGAACGCTCTGCCCATCTCCAGCGAACTGCCCAAGCCGACGCGCACGCTGGTGTCGCTGCTGTTGCGGCCGATGGTTTGCCCCGAAGTCCCTGGCGTCACGCCGCAGAAGTCGCTTGAAGTCCGCTTTTTTGCGCCGGGCAGCCTGATCAGCAATCTCGACTTTGTGGAATCCATTTTCGGCAACGCGGGCGATCCCTTCCTGCCAGAGAACGACGCAGCCCTGGATGTCGAGCACTGGACCGGCCAGACCGGCGTCGTCATCCTGGCGCCCCATTTGACGGCCGTCACCAAGAAAGAGCTCGGCCTGCCCCGCCGCGCCGACGCCACCGCCCGTCAGCAGCGCGACGGCATGTGCTGGGAAACCGAAGACGAACTCTATAACGGCGGCGAAGCCTTCAAGCTGACCTGCCGGGACGCCTCGGGCGTCATCGTGACCCTCATCGCCGACAACTACTTCGGTTACTGCAAAAAAGAAGTCAAAACGCAAATCAGCTACGCGGCCAACCTGTTCGGCGGCGTGGAAGAAGAGCATGCCGGCGGCGCCCTGGCGTTCCCCAGCCACAACCTGGGCGAGGAGTTCATCGCCAACAGCCGTCGCTATAACAACCGCACCTTCGACGATGTGGCTCGCGACTATTCCGACGCCATCAACGTCCATCCCGAGGGCTATGGCACCGACAAAAAGTTTCCCAACCTGTACTACATCGCCGAAGACGCCCGGCTGTCGCTGCTCGATCAGAAAGTCAGCTGGAGCAAGAACGGCAAAGACCATTCGATCCCGCTGCTTCCCGGCAAAATTTACATGGCCCCTTCGGGCTACAAGATCCGTGTAGAGAAACATCCTAGCGCTCCTTCCTGGCGCCTGATTGGCACCACGGCCGAGGGAACCTCGTGCCACAAGCCGTGCACGGTCAGCGGCGGCGGCAAAAGCGAAATCAGCAAATCGCTGGCCGACTTTATCCTGTAC is part of the Lignipirellula cremea genome and encodes:
- the coxB gene encoding cytochrome c oxidase subunit II, with amino-acid sequence MDTSFRLFPDAASDMADQVDRLYFFLLAVSSFFTLLIFVLIVFFVLKYRRGAKVNRYLTPGKSVLALELTWSLIPLGLTMIMFGWGANLFLKLHDSPPDPIEINVLARRWFWRMQHSNGKREDQALHIPVGQPVKLRMISEDVIHSFYVPAFRVKQDVLPGRYTTLGFEPNKVGTFHLFCAEYCGDNHSGMKGQIIVMEPAEYAEWLQGGPSEAPEVAGKKLFEEYRCASCHTSPVNPRCPPLEGLYGRTVKLTDGRTVIADDDYLRRSIVDPAAEVVAGFQPIMPTFKGQLGEESIFALTAYLKTLEAPTPGAGQAGEAAIGDTPPSDTDSKEADSKEAGPEPAPSRDDEPRLPAAPSLDPPRDPSPPEPPSKENPAS
- the ctaD gene encoding cytochrome c oxidase subunit I, giving the protein MSTAELPKRHYLNADYNIWSWLLTTDHKRIGILYMISLTLFFFVGGAAAILFRVELLTPEADLVVSPTYNRLFTLHGVVMVFFFLVPSIPAVLGNFLIPMMIGARDLAFPRLNLLSWYLFMAGGLLAIWAIVRGGVDTGWTFYTPYSTTESNSQVMAMAVGVFVAGFSSILTGLNIIVTTHTMRTQGMTWFRLPLFVWAHYATSIIMVLGTPVLAISLVLIALERGLGIGVFDPKLGGDPLLFQHLFWFYSHPAVYIMILPSMAVVSEIIPCFSRKPIFGYKMIALSSVAIAVLGFLVWGHHMFVSGQSVFAGLIFSFLSMLVAIPSAVKVFNWTATLYKGSISLETPMLYALGFIGLFTLGGLTGLFLATLAVDVHVHDTYFIVAHFHYIMVGGAVMGYLGGIHFWWPKMTGRMYPEWWGRISAVIVFVGFNLTFFPQFVLGYLGMPRRYHIYPEEFQVLNVMSSAGASILGLGYLLPLCYLIWSLKYGKVAGPNPWKATGLEWTTPSPPSTFNFDEPPVVTEPAYNYPPLDDSSLPHETSDPTASTPS
- a CDS encoding cytochrome c oxidase subunit 3 family protein, which produces MSDHVAHHFDSAEQQFDAARLGMWLFLATEIMFFGGMFAGYTVYRFLYPAAFVEGSSHLHLVLGTVNTAVLLLSSLTLALAVRSAQVNQPQGTVRLLLATLLFGVVFLGIKAYEYSEKFAAHHVPGKYFVLGETHNPDVVPGHVELFYSFYFAMTGCHALHMIIGIVMVSIVAVKAWQGSYSAEYYTPLEMTGLYWHFVDIVWVFLFPLLYLIG
- a CDS encoding cytochrome C oxidase subunit IV family protein, translated to MSHHVVSVKTYLIVFAVLLVLLVLTVAAAQIEHGVLNLTVAISIAVVKATLIALFFMHLRYNSAVIRLAAAAGFFWLAILLVITMSDYLTRV